The Kineococcus radiotolerans SRS30216 = ATCC BAA-149 genomic interval ACGACGGGCACCCCGGGCCGGCGCAGCGCGGCCACCTCCGCCGGGTCCGCGTCGGCTCCCACGAGCAGGGCCCCGGCGGTCTCCCCGGCCGGCGCACAGCCGCGGCCCAGGCCGCACCCGGCCGCGGCCGCCAACCTGACGACCGCGGCGGCGAGCTCGTCGTCGCCGGTGAGGAGGACGCCGGTGCGGGGGGCCGGGACGGCGGGGGTGGACGGGCGGGCGGGGCGCCCGGGGGGTCGGCTGCGGGGTCCGGGGACGGGCACGGCTGCTCCTCACGGTGGTCGGGGGACCACCGTGCGGGCGCGGGCGGGCGGGGCCGGCGCGCAGAGCGGTGCGGTGTGGAGGGGCGGGGCCCGCGCGGCCCTGTGGAGACCGCGGCGGCCGCACGGCGGTGTGCGACCGGAGGAGGAGTGGAGACGGCCCCCGCTGGGGGGGAGCGGGGGCCGTCGACGGTCCGGCTCGGGGGGGATGAGCCGGGCCGCGTGTAGCCCACAGGGCGTACTGCTGCATCCTCACCCCTGCCGGGGGCCCTTGGCAATTCCATCCGGGGAGTTGCGCGAAGATTTCGTGCCCGAGCCGGTCGCGGAGGGCCCCGGTCCTCACCGGACCTGCACAGGAACGACTCCCGAAACTCCCCGGGAGGGTCAGAACCCCCCGGAGGCCGCCACCCGGCGCAGGAAGTCGGCGGCCAGCGGGGCCGCGACCGCCCCTCCGCTCACCCCGTCCGCGACGAACACCGCGAAGGCCAGCCCGCCCTGGAAACCGGTGGTCCAGGCGTGCGTGGCCGGGGGCACCGCCGTGCCGTGCTCGGCCGTGCCGGTCTTGGCGTGCACCGGCTCGCCCGGCACCCCCGCGAGCACGGTGGCCGTCCCCGCCGTCACGACGTCGCGCATGAGGTCGGCCAGGGTCCCCAGCAGCGCCGGGTCCGCGGCGCTCGCCGGGGCGGAGGGGGCGGCGGGAGCCGGGTCCAGGACGACGGCGGGGACCCTCAGCTCGCGCGCGGCGACGGAGGCCGCGGCCACCGCCACCGCCAGCGGGCTGACCAGGGTGCGTCCCTGCCCGAAGCTCGCGGCGGCCAGGTCGACCGCGGACTCCGCGACGGGCACGGACCCCTCGAAGGCGTCGACTCCGGCCGCCCACGGGGCCCCGATCCCGAGCTGGGCGGCGGCGGTCGGCAGCGAGTCGTCGCCCAGGCGCGTGCTCAGGCTCGCGAACGCCGTGTTGCAGGAGCGGGCGAAGTCGGTGCGGAAGGGGACGTCCCCGAACGCCTCGTCCTCGAAGTTCGAGAAGGTGCGGCCCTCCACGGTGTACGTGGGGGCGCAGGGCACGTTCTCCTCGACGTCCAGCCCGTCGCCGAGCAGCGCCAGGGTGGTCACCACCTTGAACGTCGACCCGGGCGGGAAGCGCCCGGTCAGGGCCCGGTCCCCGCCGTCGACGGGGAAGTTCGACACCGCCACCACGTCCCCGGTCGCGACGTCGACGGCGACGAGGGCCGCGTCGGCCGGGCTGGCCGCGAGCGCGTCGTCGGAGGCCCGCTGCACGTGCTCGACCAGGCTCGTCCGCACGGGCCGTCCCGGGAGGGGGTCGACGCGGAACAGCTCCGCCGAGGTCGCGTCGCCGCCGCCCTCGGCGCGCACCACGATCCCGGCCCGTCCGGCGAGGCGTTCGTCGTGGACCGCCTGCACCCCCGACAGCCCCGCGAGGTCCCCCGCGGCGTAGCGGCCCCCGGCGGCCTCGATGGTCTCCGCGGTGGCCGGGCCCACGCTCCCCAGCAGGGCGCGGGCGAAACCGCGGGTGGGGGCCAGGGGCAGCGTCGACTCCGCGAACACCGCACCGGGCACGGGTCGCAGGACGTCGCGCTGGGCGTCGTAGTCGCTGCGGCGCAACGTGATGACGTCCACGAAGGCGTCGGGCGCGGCCTGCTGGACCCGGGTCGTCAGGGCGGCCGCGTCGACGCCGAGGGCCGCGGCGAGGGCGCCGGCCGTCGCCGCCGGGTCGGTCGTCCGCGAGGGTTGCACCCCCACCCGGACGACGGGGGTCGCGGTCACGACGGGGGAACCGTCGCGGCCGAGGACGTCGGCGCGCGGGGGCAGTTCGCGCTCCACGGCGAACGTCGCCCCCGACGCCAGCCGCGGGTGGACGAGGGCGGGTTCCCAGACCGGCCGCCACGTCGCCTCGTCGCCCTCCCCGGAGCGGGCGAGGCGCAGGGTCGTGGGGTAGGCGAAGACGCTCCCCCCGGGGGCGCCGTGGCCGGCGGCGAGGTCGAAGGACACGTCCAGCGTCGCGGTCGCGGTCCCCTCCTCCGCGGTCGCGGTGTCCACCGCGGCGAGGGTCACCCTCGGCGGCGGGTCGGAGAGGGGGCCGGTGAGGCGGGCGTACTCGGCGCCGAGGTCCGCGGGGAGCGTCCCGCCCGGGGCGGCGACGGCGTCGAGCTGCCCGAAGCTCCCCTGCGACCAGGCCTGCGCCACCGACCGGGCGGCGTCCTCGACGC includes:
- a CDS encoding penicillin-binding transpeptidase domain-containing protein, which encodes MTENADEPRPSSTPPPAAPAAAPAADLRRRPRRRAVVAGSAAAAVLAGGGALWWSRSRRDPAAGVEDAARSVAQAWSQGSFGQLDAVAAPGGTLPADLGAEYARLTGPLSDPPPRVTLAAVDTATAEEGTATATLDVSFDLAAGHGAPGGSVFAYPTTLRLARSGEGDEATWRPVWEPALVHPRLASGATFAVERELPPRADVLGRDGSPVVTATPVVRVGVQPSRTTDPAATAGALAAALGVDAAALTTRVQQAAPDAFVDVITLRRSDYDAQRDVLRPVPGAVFAESTLPLAPTRGFARALLGSVGPATAETIEAAGGRYAAGDLAGLSGVQAVHDERLAGRAGIVVRAEGGGDATSAELFRVDPLPGRPVRTSLVEHVQRASDDALAASPADAALVAVDVATGDVVAVSNFPVDGGDRALTGRFPPGSTFKVVTTLALLGDGLDVEENVPCAPTYTVEGRTFSNFEDEAFGDVPFRTDFARSCNTAFASLSTRLGDDSLPTAAAQLGIGAPWAAGVDAFEGSVPVAESAVDLAAASFGQGRTLVSPLAVAVAAASVAARELRVPAVVLDPAPAAPSAPASAADPALLGTLADLMRDVVTAGTATVLAGVPGEPVHAKTGTAEHGTAVPPATHAWTTGFQGGLAFAVFVADGVSGGAVAAPLAADFLRRVAASGGF